GACTCTCGCAAGTCGATAGAGAGTGAAGTTGGGGACGAACTAATTTCAGAAATTATTCGCTGGGGATATTTATCTCAGGGATAactcattttttatgattacgaTAGTAGCAATCATCAGCACGAACCTCACGTCCCCTTGAGACTtgataaaatcattaattcattatcACAAGGGGCAGGGGGTGATAGATCTAGTTCAATCTGCAATTGATATGGGAATGCCAGCGAACTTGTTCCCCTCGTAGGACTCAGTGAAttgaaaatcatatttttaatcTGTTCAGCAATGACTGTGACAGAAAAGTTGAATAATCCATGTGAGGGAAATTgataagaaataataattggagATTGAAGAAATTGAAGAACGACAGAGTTGAAATTTATGACACGAAGAGTTCAGAAACTCTTCTTTAACCTTTAAAAAATAGAGATTTCTGGTCACGAGAACAGTGAGATGCTGAAAAGttcatttaaaatattgaaagtaAAATATCTGCAACTCCTCATGGTTGAACCGGTTCGAGGCCCGTGGATTGAGGTTAAACCCCTCTCAAATCCGCAATCTAACGTCAGTTGTCCCTCGATTGCAACCACAGCCACGTCCTCCCGCTGATACAAAATTAGTCATCCCTAGCAGTCTGCAAGACTCGATGACACATTTAAACAACAAACTCTGGCATTaaccgataaaaaaaagtcagacAACGCCCAGCTAGGGAAATGATATCCCGGCCAGTTGACTTGCTCCCAAATGCCTTTCAAAATCATTCACTAATCAaacaaaataacgaaaatgcGAATTGatggagtgaaaaataaagcaCTCACCccgataatgaattttttatttttgtttgtaaTGTCTCTTCTAGTATCCTATTGTTAATCTCCAGCAGAATCATTATTACTCACTAACAACTTCTCCAGATAAAACAATAatcaacaatttattattgCTGTCACCATGTATACGGCACTGGTAACTTCAACTGACTTTTCTGTCTcaactgaaattattttattcacttcatgagttttttttatcggaaatAAACTATGAGATGGGATTATCGAGTGGATTTTAACGTGGAATAATACCGTGCTTAGGAATGGATAATTTTTGGTTGGGTTAAAGATGGCGTATGGTATTATTGGCTGTCGGTAAAACAGATATTTTGAAGTAAATTTTCAGgtcgttatttttttcaattcaatgtgTTATTCGTATGGAAATTCGCTATGGAAATATTATGAAATTAGTTCATTTTGCAAAAAACAATTACTGGTCGGCTGTCTACACACGAATgtaaaatttatataattcaGTTGTGCGAATTTCGGGGAAGGGGTGGGGAACTAGTCGCCATTGTTGGAGATGAATTGGCGGGAGCTGCCGGTTCCAGTGACTTCTGTGTGTTTGATCGAAATAAACAGTGCACAACGGATTTTTTTGCAAAGTTAATTGAATTGTGGAGTCCTGAGTGAGGTGAGTACGTGGAGTACTGTTTATTTACCTCAAGACCGCAACGCTTTGCTTTACCTGCTCattaagacattttttttacccgaaaaaggaaaaaaatccttttgTCAAGAGCGTTCCCAACTATTTTCCTTCGTGAATAACCTCACGGGCACTCGTCTCCAAAGAGGCCAACACCGTAAACAATCCGCCACAAAAAGTGTACGTCCATCTCTAGCAACACCAATTCGAAATTCCCGCTCCTCAGACCGTTTCCTCGATTTCATTGGTCGACCAGCTGTGACGTCATCCCCTGTCATCCTCATAAAAACTTTGCGAAATCCCTGAAACGCTGTAAAAATCCcctggaaaaattgtaaacccgattttctcggaatttcctggaaatttttaaaaacgcctaaaaaattccaatctcTAGGTCGCCATTGCGACAATCGCCCCAACGCGTCGTCCCACTGCAGCCATCTTAATGTTTCGACGCGTCTCTCCCATCAAAAGCATGTTGAAAGTCCAGTGGACGGCCAAACAGCCCTCAATACTCCAAACATCCGCGAAAATCTCTCAGTAAAACCACTCTAGTGCTCAATTCGCCCCGAAAGTTCTCCCCCCAACTACTCTCGTCGTCTCACTATCGCCATTCTTAGTGTTATTCTCTTTATTCAATGGGCAAGTCATGAAATGTGTAGAAAGTCGTTCGCAACATCCTGAAACCACGAAAACGTACAAGAGGCCATTTGGAACACGCGCCATCTGTATAGTGAGCCACCTAATTCCTCTATTTCACATCTATGGTGTTGATAGGTGATCAAAGAtactttttttcaaaataacaggcatgttttgggtcacacgtgaaaataaaaaaacacgaCTGAGGCCCTGATTCGggggatttttgaaaaatactccATTACTCgggaagtgattttttttccaattgtgATAATAAACGAGTGATTTGAATTAACCCCATTCGCCGAGGAACATGAGTGACCAAACTGAGACTatgatatttattggtgacaagaataatgaaaattcgagGGAGGAGACTGAGAAATGTGTGATTTATTCCATCGATGATAATGTAGAAATTGGTGGGGCTAAGGGGAGCTTGAGGAGGAGTAAGGAGATATATGGGAATGTTTCAGCAGGTAAATATgtatttatgattatttttagtcaataaattaatgtttCGACTGTCATTTCGACAAGTTGTCTGGTGAAAGTTCCTAAATTGACATACGTTTCCGAAAAACACTTTCTTATGTAGAGCATTATTAATATCATTATTATATCACTGCTCAGTTGATCCAAAGgaactattttttcaagtggaataaatatttcgagaactatttttattcattttttgtttatagcCAATTACCTTTTGTTCCATTTGCTTTCCTAATTATTACATTTATCAGTAGTTTGTgtccaaaaaataaatgaaaattccataattttaactGTATTCTAATCCTCCAAAAATTCACCAAGAACAAACGTTTCTTCAACCCCTCTCAAAGCTAACTTCACCATGTTCCCTCTCCAGATACCAAGCCACCAGTGAAATACACCTACAAACGTTCAACCCCCTCATCAACGTCGATTCCACCAACTAAAGGTGACCACAGCTACAGTGACACACACGTCTCACCGGGTAAGGCTCCCCCGCAAATAAAGACCCTGAACGACCTGAGGAAAATAACTCCCAAGGTGAGGCTCTTCGCCCCCGAGGTAAAATCCCTGAATGAACTATCAAAGCTGGCACCGACCCCGAAGGACAgacatcaattgaaaaattactgtcgcACCTGTGCCGGTTTGAAAATTCCTTTAGTGGATATATTCGGTGAGAAAGGCCTCCAGATGCGCCTCAACCAGCAGATGAAGCACCTGGAGGAGATCGACCAGCATGATGGTCTCTCCACCCAAATGTGCATGGACTGCATCTGCGATCTAAAGATGAGCTACAAGTTCTTCATGCAGATAAAGAAGGCGCAGGTCAAGTTAAGGTCTCTGGCGGGCACTTCCTGGAATGAAGATAAGTCCAGAGTTGCAACAATTCCTGACAGTCCCAAGAAGAAGACTCCAATTGAACCGGTAAAGCTAGTCGAGACAATCAAAGTAGTCAGCGCACCTGTTCAGGTGCGGAAAGATACACCTGTTCTGGCACTTAAAGAGTCGACTGttcaggtaaaaaaaaactctcctATTCAGGCCCTGAAGGATTCAGCTAATCAGACGCGAAAAGATTCGTCTGATCAGAAGCAAAAAAATTCGCCCGAGCAAGTGCGGAACGAGTCGCCTGCTCAGATCCATAAAGAGGCACCTGGCCGGATATCTGAGGATATAACTGTTCAGTTACATAAAGAGGCAATTGTTCAAGAACCTAAAGAACAAGGTGTTGAGGTGTCCATCGATTTGCCTCGCGCGGAATCAATTGATCTGCCTGTGGACACATCGATTGAGCTGTCTATAGAGGTGCCTGATGATCCCCCAAGTTCACCGGACCCTCCTGCTCTTCCATCCCCTGCTCCCACCTCTGATAACGAATCCATCGAGGAATTTGATCCTGAGGACTCCGTCATGGACAACGACTCACTAGAACCGCCCGGTGAATCCCCCGAAGAACCTAAAGCGCCCGAGAACCCTTCAGATTCGTCGTCAGGCCCTGCGAAACCCGAAAAGAAGTCTGAGGCAGTCTACCAGTTCGACACAGCTCTGAATACGTATATAAAGGTCAATCCCCACTCCCACCCAGCAACTGATATGGAGGAGCTAAAGGATCAGCCGAAGCAAGGGGAGAAAACTAATGAGGAAGGTGGAAAGAACTCCCCGAGGAAGGTACTAAAGAGAAAAGCCAGTTTAGGCAAGGATTCATTGGACTCACAGAGCATGTCGGAGACTGAGACACCCAAAAAATCTCTGAAGGAGCCGAAGCTTCAGAAGTTGATGGGAAACCCCCTGAACGTGTCACCTGCAGGTGAAGAGGGTGTGATGTACGTGACTGTGAAAGGGCCGAAGCCGAATGAACTTCTTCTTGTTAAGGTCAAGAAGATGGACAAAAACGGAGACAAAAAGGACGAGCACAGGCCAATAATCCTGAAGAAGCCCTTCGATGGAAAGCCTCTGAAGACAGTTGAGAAACTCCTGAGAGCAATGCCCTTTAAAGCCACAGAGTCATCCGACCAATCTGAGAGTTCTAAAATCATCGAACAGCAGATTGAACAGTACAAGAAGAAGCGAGAGCAGATCCTGGGGGGCAGAGCAAGTTTGCCAAATGCCCTTAAGGTCGAGGATGGTACTGTGAGATTTGTGAATCCAGTGCAGAGTCTTTCTGAGACAGAGGAGGGGAAGCATGAGATCGGCAATGGCGAGGCCAAGGAGAAGATCAAGTTCAGGACGTACAGTTCCACTGAGACAGATGAGAATCGTCCTGTATCGACTAAGGAGTATCTGGCGAAGTTTGCGAGACTGAAGCGAAGATGGGAGGAGGCAAAGGCGAAAAAGGCCGCCCTCCAGGAGCAACTGAACGCCTCCTATACGGAAGGAAATCTGGAGAAGTTGACGAGAATCCTCGGGGAAAGGGAGAAGAATCTGCAGGACTTTCAGGAGTACCTTAGACAGAGGAAGATCGTCATAACAAAACTCAAGGACGAGGACATAATATCGCTCTACGAGGGGAGAAGTATGACAGATGCCAACAAGAAGTTCTTCGATTTTACCAACGAGGACACGTCTGCTGAAGGACTGATGGAGGTTGATCTCTTCGACTGCGATTACTGTACGCAGACGTTTCTCTCTTCCGACACCCTCGAGGATCATTTGAAGACACACGACTACAAGATCCACTACTTCTGTGAGGACTGCGGTGAGGAGTCCTACACGAATAAGAGCAAAAGGTCGCACAATGTCACTTGCATAAAGAAACTCATCTGCAAGTATTGCGATTTGATGCTGGAGTCCAGAGGGAAGAAGAGGCAGCACGAGCAAAAACACTGCGACGCTATTTATGGACAGCTGTGCGACATCTGCGGGGAGAAGTTTAAGCACCAGGGTACCCTTGACCAGCACATCAAGACCCAGCACATGAGCTGGGAGAAGATCTTCGAGTGTCCAAAGTGCGACAAGAAGTTCGCTTTCAAGCAGAAATTGAGCTTTCATCTGAAATCGGTGCACACGACGATGAGGGCGTACCTGTGTGAGGATTGCGGGGCTGATTTCAAGAATCCAGCGTCATTGAGACATCACAGAATAAGGAAGCATCAGCCAACAGGCAATAAGAGGGACTGCCCTGTCTGCCACAAGATGGTGCCTTTTTACAGTCTCTCGAAGCACATGTATACACACAAGGCTTACACAATGCAATGTCCTCACTGCGACAAAATGTTTAAGAACACGTCGACATTGAAGCAGCACGTGAGAATTCACGAGGACCAGAGGCAGTACCGTTGTGACACCTGCGGGGTGGGCTTCAATAGGAGAGACGGCTTGCGGCTCCACCTGAGGGTCCACCAGAAGACAGACAGCAGGGCGTTGAAGGAGTGCTCTTGCCAGATATGCTCGGAGAAATTTCCAAATCACTCGATGCTGGTCATACACAGAAACCGGGTTCACAAGGATGGAAAACAGTACACCTGCCAGATTTGTAACAGATCTATGCTGTCAACGCGATCGCTGGAGTGGCATATGTCGCACATACACAATCAGACGACTCCTGGTGCTTCCAAGGATGATGGGGACAAGGTGGGGGACAAAAAACGAGTCACTTGCAATCACTGCTTGAAGACATTCAAGACAGAGATGATTCTCAGGACACATATCAAGAATACGCATATGGAGAAAAATCCCGTGAAGTGTCTCGATTGCGTGGAGACATTCACGTCTGAGGTGAGGCTCAGGCATCACATGATGGTGACGCACAACCGGCTGGAGGGTACACTAACCTGTCCCCATTGCCCGAAGCGTTTTGTCAATCAACTAAGGCTGAAGACACATATGATATCGCACTCTGAGGACAGGCCCTTCACCTGTGAGATTTGTGGCTTCAATCTGAAGACGAAGATTCAATTGATCAAGCATCATCAGAACAGACACAGCGATGAACGACCTCTGCAGTGCAGGTACTGCCCCTGGCGATGCAAACAGGTGTCCGCGCTTGTCTGTCACGAGAGGACTCACACCAATGAGCGACCTTACTCCTGCATCGTTTGTAAGCAACGGTTCAAGTACCTCGGGGATAAGAACAAGCATGAGAGAAGGCACGAGAGCTTGGGAGGATCTGGATTCAAGAGGATTGTCAGTGGGAGGAACGTGAAGAAGGGCGATGGCGAGCCTGATGGCGAGGAGGACACCTCCGAGGAGCAAGAGATCGAATTGGAGATGGATCAGGAGCAGTTCGAGATCGAGGGGGAActtggggaggaggaggagtttGAAGAGGGAGAGGAGTTCGATACTGAGGACCAGATTGTCAAGTTCGAGGCGCAGGAGATCGAGGGACAGTATGGCCAGGAGTACCAGCAGGAGTACGAGGAGACCTCCAGGGAGGATTCTGAGGCTGCTGAGGTCATCATGAGCATGGAGGATGCCACTGTTTATACGGAGGAGGTGACTGCCGAGAATATTGAGGGCGCTGAGATGATCACTGATGAGATCATGACCAGTCAGATACTACAGGCTGGTACTGTTGTGCATATACAGCAGCAGGATGACGATGGAAAAATTCAGGTCATTCCTGTTATGTTATCGCTGCCAGATCTCTCCGAGGCCGGAGCTGAGGTCAATCTTGCCACTGCGTCTATCATGTATAATAATGGATAGCTGGGGAAGCTGTAGCGATAGGGGAAGTGTCGTGCTTGTGAGGGAGTGTTGGGAAGTCGTTGATCATTCAGTTAAGGTCGTGTGGTGATTGATGATGTTTTAAGACCACATCTGAACTTTTTGGAGctcacaataaaaattatctgattttccgaatattttgatgatggtgggaatttttttctagaaaatcTTTTACGGCTGGTTTTTGGAAACAAATGTTAGTATCGAAAAAAGGAGATTTGGAGGTGaattaacaaataataaaattaccaCCGGGGTGGCAATTGAGTTTCCAGATTTTTCGTAATTGACGTGAGTCTGTTGGTCAGGATTATTTAGGATTTATAAATTTGGGTTTTAGTTGTCTcacaaaaaaaacttcaaattTATGTTTTACGTCAATAGTCAGTTCCATTGcttcttaaataaaaaaaatgaatgtaatTGTTTTCCGACAAAATGGATCCATGGAAATATGATTTATTGTATGGCTTTCGGGTTATTACTAATgcttttattggaaaaatgaaattcaaccAAAATTCGAAAACAGCAACTAAATATCAGAAGCTGATATTGATTTAATCTTTGGGGTCAAATACATCCGGATTGCACATTGCTTTGTTTGGAATGACAAATATTGATTCATGTTTAGTTGATCAGTTGATTGATCTTATTGATCttatgttttcacattttattttattgaattcatcACGAGAAAATATAGTCGTACCCTTTATGACCTACAATATTCAAGTTATTTGATTTGTAAAAGGTGAGAGATGAGGTAGAGAATACAACTGATTGCAATCAAAGTACAACAAGCTTGTATTTCAGTCATTCTTTAGGTTCAAATACATAAGCActtatgataaataaataatgagcgATGGGAAGATTGTTGAAAGGGatgtatattaaaaaaaagtataatgGGGTATTCTATTTTTGTCAAGTAtcgtttaattattaatgtgTACTTTAACATTTTACTAtggtaataaaatattttaaatattgtaAGTGCCTTTTTATTGCAGATTGTTGTTTTTTAGTGATCTATTTCTCAAATaattactaacgaaattgaaGTGAAGATTGAAGATGTAATAAGACGAAGATGATTTTAACAAAGTCATTCATCTCATCACAAATCGACGCTTCACTTCcgcatgaaaattaaattaa
This DNA window, taken from Diachasmimorpha longicaudata isolate KC_UGA_2023 chromosome 8, iyDiaLong2, whole genome shotgun sequence, encodes the following:
- the LOC135165267 gene encoding uncharacterized protein LOC135165267, translating into MSDQTETMIFIGDKNNENSREETEKCVIYSIDDNVEIGGAKGSLRRSKEIYGNVSADTKPPVKYTYKRSTPSSTSIPPTKGDHSYSDTHVSPGKAPPQIKTLNDLRKITPKVRLFAPEVKSLNELSKLAPTPKDRHQLKNYCRTCAGLKIPLVDIFGEKGLQMRLNQQMKHLEEIDQHDGLSTQMCMDCICDLKMSYKFFMQIKKAQVKLRSLAGTSWNEDKSRVATIPDSPKKKTPIEPVKLVETIKVVSAPVQVRKDTPVLALKESTVQVKKNSPIQALKDSANQTRKDSSDQKQKNSPEQVRNESPAQIHKEAPGRISEDITVQLHKEAIVQEPKEQGVEVSIDLPRAESIDLPVDTSIELSIEVPDDPPSSPDPPALPSPAPTSDNESIEEFDPEDSVMDNDSLEPPGESPEEPKAPENPSDSSSGPAKPEKKSEAVYQFDTALNTYIKVNPHSHPATDMEELKDQPKQGEKTNEEGGKNSPRKVLKRKASLGKDSLDSQSMSETETPKKSLKEPKLQKLMGNPLNVSPAGEEGVMYVTVKGPKPNELLLVKVKKMDKNGDKKDEHRPIILKKPFDGKPLKTVEKLLRAMPFKATESSDQSESSKIIEQQIEQYKKKREQILGGRASLPNALKVEDGTVRFVNPVQSLSETEEGKHEIGNGEAKEKIKFRTYSSTETDENRPVSTKEYLAKFARLKRRWEEAKAKKAALQEQLNASYTEGNLEKLTRILGEREKNLQDFQEYLRQRKIVITKLKDEDIISLYEGRSMTDANKKFFDFTNEDTSAEGLMEVDLFDCDYCTQTFLSSDTLEDHLKTHDYKIHYFCEDCGEESYTNKSKRSHNVTCIKKLICKYCDLMLESRGKKRQHEQKHCDAIYGQLCDICGEKFKHQGTLDQHIKTQHMSWEKIFECPKCDKKFAFKQKLSFHLKSVHTTMRAYLCEDCGADFKNPASLRHHRIRKHQPTGNKRDCPVCHKMVPFYSLSKHMYTHKAYTMQCPHCDKMFKNTSTLKQHVRIHEDQRQYRCDTCGVGFNRRDGLRLHLRVHQKTDSRALKECSCQICSEKFPNHSMLVIHRNRVHKDGKQYTCQICNRSMLSTRSLEWHMSHIHNQTTPGASKDDGDKVGDKKRVTCNHCLKTFKTEMILRTHIKNTHMEKNPVKCLDCVETFTSEVRLRHHMMVTHNRLEGTLTCPHCPKRFVNQLRLKTHMISHSEDRPFTCEICGFNLKTKIQLIKHHQNRHSDERPLQCRYCPWRCKQVSALVCHERTHTNERPYSCIVCKQRFKYLGDKNKHERRHESLGGSGFKRIVSGRNVKKGDGEPDGEEDTSEEQEIELEMDQEQFEIEGELGEEEEFEEGEEFDTEDQIVKFEAQEIEGQYGQEYQQEYEETSREDSEAAEVIMSMEDATVYTEEVTAENIEGAEMITDEIMTSQILQAGTVVHIQQQDDDGKIQVIPVMLSLPDLSEAGAEVNLATASIMYNNG